Proteins encoded together in one Planctomyces sp. SH-PL14 window:
- a CDS encoding class I SAM-dependent methyltransferase, which translates to MGITRTTAQLLLSEAAKRPFRGSVATLGRQHIYFSLDDLRGWAARDGVTLTSGVPIQPHREPHLAERGWVSDETVLRSLGFERIVRIDVSNYEEVEVLFDLNVPETPPELCGQFDVILNLGTLEHVFHIPNALAHLHRMLRPGGRIVHLFPSANCLDHGFVCVSPTFVTDYYAANRYRIHEVSLLRYRTDHELSGIDVYDYLQPDPYGCPVGGLDDRIYHTFAVVERGPDSTAAVVPQQSFYTARWGADGVSDGPAGEAATRSRADRLREATAGWPVVRNVAAAAIDGWRWLRRTVMKWRNPVPWKWVRRLH; encoded by the coding sequence TTGGGGATCACGCGGACCACGGCCCAGCTCCTGCTTTCCGAGGCGGCGAAGCGGCCGTTTCGCGGCAGCGTCGCGACGCTTGGCCGCCAGCACATCTACTTTTCCCTGGACGACCTGCGGGGCTGGGCGGCGCGGGATGGCGTGACGCTCACCTCCGGCGTGCCGATCCAGCCGCACCGCGAGCCGCACCTCGCCGAGCGCGGCTGGGTCTCCGATGAAACGGTGCTCCGCTCGCTGGGCTTCGAGCGGATCGTCCGGATCGACGTCTCGAACTACGAAGAGGTCGAAGTCCTCTTCGACCTCAATGTCCCGGAGACGCCCCCCGAACTGTGCGGGCAGTTCGACGTGATCCTCAACCTGGGGACGCTGGAGCACGTCTTTCACATTCCGAACGCCCTCGCGCACCTGCACCGCATGCTGCGGCCGGGGGGGCGGATCGTCCACCTGTTTCCCAGCGCCAACTGTCTCGACCACGGGTTCGTCTGCGTCTCGCCGACGTTCGTCACCGACTACTACGCGGCGAACCGCTACCGGATCCACGAAGTCTCGCTGCTGCGGTACCGGACGGATCATGAGCTCTCCGGGATCGACGTCTACGACTACCTGCAGCCGGATCCCTACGGTTGTCCGGTGGGTGGTCTTGACGATCGGATATATCACACGTTCGCGGTTGTTGAGCGGGGGCCGGATTCGACGGCCGCCGTTGTTCCGCAGCAGTCGTTTTACACCGCGCGTTGGGGGGCTGACGGTGTGTCGGACGGGCCGGCTGGGGAGGCTGCGACGAGGTCTCGGGCCGACCGATTGCGGGAAGCGACGGCGGGTTGGCCGGTCGTGCGGAATGTGGCTGCGGCGGCGATTGACGGCTGGCGGTGGCTGCGGCGGACGGTGATGAAGTGGCGGAATCCGGTCCCGTGGAAGTGGGTCCGCCGGCTCCACTGA
- a CDS encoding glycosyltransferase — MSRRSVLFVVGSMGGGGAERQIVEILKRLDRSRFRPVLYLAHKRGELLGEVPADIPVYSFWDDFAGTIRSKFHYLLGTTDRARWRQMAEVIRREQIDLVFDQLFLATLDAAQACHRAGRPRISVCQYEPMADVREYARGGSLDQAIAVARDAYSSADRVVAVSNGVRESLIRDIGVPPERIEVHYNLVDLEEAERRSGESDPGFDPGRFHLLTVARLAEQKGHVFLIEAVDRLVHREGRSELLWHIVGTGPLEESLRAEVRRRHLEEHIRFEGFCPNPYPFYRHANLFCLPSKNEGLPCVLLEALACGLPVLSTDCPSGPREVLDGGRAGRLVPPGDPIALAEAIGDCLAHPSAWAEQARIGKGSVERTFAMNPGVRRLETLFDEVAARPRENPRGAGTSP, encoded by the coding sequence TTGAGCCGCCGCAGCGTCCTGTTCGTCGTCGGCTCGATGGGAGGGGGCGGGGCGGAACGGCAAATCGTCGAGATCCTGAAGCGGCTCGACCGATCGCGGTTTCGCCCGGTGCTGTACCTGGCCCACAAGCGGGGCGAGCTCCTCGGCGAAGTCCCGGCCGATATCCCGGTGTACTCCTTCTGGGACGACTTCGCAGGGACGATCCGCTCCAAGTTCCACTACCTGCTCGGAACCACCGACCGCGCCCGCTGGCGGCAGATGGCGGAGGTCATCCGGCGGGAGCAGATCGACCTCGTCTTTGACCAGCTGTTCCTGGCGACGCTCGACGCCGCCCAGGCCTGCCACCGGGCAGGCCGGCCGCGGATCTCCGTCTGCCAGTACGAACCGATGGCGGACGTCCGGGAGTACGCCCGAGGCGGTTCGCTCGATCAGGCTATCGCCGTCGCCCGCGATGCCTACTCGTCCGCAGACCGGGTCGTCGCGGTCTCGAACGGGGTCCGCGAGTCACTGATCCGCGACATCGGCGTCCCGCCGGAGCGGATCGAGGTCCATTACAACCTCGTCGATCTGGAGGAGGCGGAACGAAGGTCCGGCGAGTCCGATCCCGGCTTCGATCCGGGGCGGTTTCATCTCCTGACGGTCGCCCGGCTGGCGGAACAGAAAGGGCACGTCTTCCTGATCGAAGCGGTCGATCGCCTTGTCCACCGAGAGGGGCGATCGGAGCTCCTGTGGCACATTGTTGGGACCGGCCCGCTCGAAGAGTCGCTCCGGGCCGAAGTCCGCCGTCGCCATCTCGAAGAGCACATCCGCTTCGAGGGCTTCTGTCCGAACCCGTATCCGTTCTACCGGCATGCGAACCTGTTCTGTCTGCCGTCGAAGAACGAGGGGCTCCCGTGCGTTCTGCTGGAGGCCCTGGCCTGCGGCTTGCCGGTCCTGTCGACCGATTGCCCCAGCGGTCCGCGCGAAGTCCTCGACGGAGGCCGCGCGGGACGTCTCGTTCCTCCCGGCGATCCTATCGCGCTGGCCGAGGCCATCGGCGACTGCCTGGCCCATCCCTCCGCATGGGCTGAACAGGCCCGCATCGGAAAAGGATCCGTCGAGCGGACGTTCGCGATGAACCCGGGCGTTCGCCGGCTCGAAACTCTCTTCGATGAAGTGGCGGCCCGCCCGCGGGAGAATCCCCGTGGAGCGGGCACTTCGCCATGA
- a CDS encoding DUF1553 domain-containing protein: MRFTLLSTLLVLISGLATGAPPDFARDVRPILEQNCFRCHGAEKQMSGYRLDRREIALAGGELGEAAIVAKKAVESPLIRYVSGEDESMLMPPKSSGLARLSPEQVQVLRDWIEAGAVWPDDLAGGPDPRFDHWAWKSVQRPSIPASNFANPVDALTTAKLAEKNLRLSEEADRRTLIRRLSYDLIGLPPTPAEIDAFVKDPDPRAYERLVDRLLASPQYGERWARHWLDVVRFAESHGFEMNQPRPNAWPYRDYVIAAFNTDKPYDQFVREQLAGDVYGVDEATGFIVGGPWDQVKSPDPVLTAQQRADELNDMVGTTGSTFLGLTVSCARCHDHKFDPITAAEYYALTACFAGVQHGERGMRPADWDERQKRAGELRQELAAVQARTRRYQPLARTTRSVLLDNTPEGSRAQDVEELEKPRGVAAHAPGAGKGQLGFAGGLAELPNVGGSYHWWTGVKDRPVFAYRPRLSGNFRVWISWGCGWHTHAHDVRYLLDQDGDPATTEDQREIARVDQRMFADGSGEPFVDKPSWSGFRDTGLHLLQPATRLLIVADGTGDPVTADAVLFEEVASTEIAERVTPHLRSQVDRGENVERFPPVMARFVRFRIQETTDAEPCLDELEVFTAEPGPRNVALASAGAKVTSSGDYSGNEFHKLEHVNDGRYGNERSWISNERGAGWVQIELPEPALIDRVVWSRDRSDKPKYADRTASRYEVAVSTDGESWTIVAGDQDRLSRNYPHRVPPIIASSEIREEERESVAALAARQKDLETQLRDAETLPMTYAGRFVAPGETFRLHRGDPMQRKEPVTPGGLKTFGGGWALPGNASDSDRRVALAKWITDPANPLTARVLVNRIWHYHFGTGIVDTPSDFGINGGRPTHPELLDWLASEFVASGWSIKALHRTILTSRTYRQGSEARADGMAIDASDRLLWRYPPRRLEAEPLRDAILSVAGTMNPKAGGPGFSLFEPNTNYVRVYTPRTDFGPDELRRMVYQAKPRVELDTLFGAFDCPDAGQIAPRRNLSTTPLQALGMLNSEFMQQQSQAFAERIQREAPDSVDRQVRLAFSLAFGREPEATEATGAAALVQQHGLPALCRAIYNTNEFLTVR; this comes from the coding sequence ATGCGCTTCACTTTGCTTTCCACTCTTTTGGTCCTGATCTCGGGTCTGGCAACGGGGGCTCCCCCCGATTTTGCCCGCGACGTCCGTCCGATCCTGGAGCAGAACTGCTTCCGGTGTCACGGCGCCGAAAAGCAGATGAGCGGGTATCGGCTCGACCGTCGCGAAATCGCGTTGGCCGGCGGGGAGCTTGGCGAAGCGGCGATCGTCGCGAAGAAGGCGGTCGAGAGTCCGCTGATCCGCTACGTCTCGGGCGAAGACGAGTCGATGCTGATGCCGCCGAAGTCGAGCGGCCTGGCGCGGCTGTCGCCGGAGCAGGTCCAGGTCCTGCGGGACTGGATCGAAGCGGGAGCGGTGTGGCCGGATGACCTCGCCGGCGGACCCGATCCGCGTTTCGACCACTGGGCCTGGAAGAGCGTCCAGCGGCCGTCGATCCCGGCTTCGAACTTCGCGAATCCCGTCGACGCGTTGACCACTGCCAAGCTCGCCGAGAAGAACCTGCGTCTCTCCGAGGAAGCGGACCGGCGGACGCTGATCCGCCGTCTCTCTTACGACCTGATCGGCCTCCCGCCGACTCCCGCCGAGATCGACGCCTTCGTGAAGGACCCGGACCCGCGGGCGTACGAGCGGCTCGTCGACCGGCTCCTGGCCTCGCCGCAATACGGCGAACGGTGGGCCCGCCACTGGCTCGACGTCGTGCGGTTCGCCGAAAGCCACGGCTTCGAGATGAACCAGCCCCGGCCGAACGCCTGGCCGTACCGGGACTATGTCATTGCTGCCTTCAACACCGACAAACCCTACGACCAGTTCGTCCGCGAGCAGCTCGCGGGGGACGTCTATGGCGTCGATGAGGCAACGGGCTTCATCGTCGGCGGACCGTGGGACCAGGTGAAAAGTCCTGACCCGGTCCTGACCGCCCAGCAGCGGGCGGACGAGCTCAACGACATGGTCGGGACGACCGGCAGCACGTTCCTTGGGCTCACTGTGAGCTGCGCCCGCTGCCACGACCACAAGTTCGATCCGATCACGGCGGCGGAGTACTACGCGCTGACGGCCTGCTTCGCCGGCGTGCAGCACGGCGAACGTGGAATGCGTCCGGCCGACTGGGACGAGCGGCAAAAGCGAGCCGGCGAGCTCCGCCAGGAGCTCGCGGCCGTCCAGGCCCGGACGCGGCGCTATCAGCCGCTCGCCCGGACCACCCGGTCCGTGCTGCTCGACAACACTCCCGAAGGGAGCCGGGCGCAGGATGTCGAGGAACTCGAAAAGCCGCGGGGTGTTGCCGCGCACGCCCCGGGGGCGGGGAAGGGGCAGCTCGGATTTGCCGGAGGCCTGGCCGAGCTCCCGAACGTCGGGGGTTCGTACCACTGGTGGACCGGAGTGAAGGACCGCCCGGTGTTCGCCTACCGCCCACGGCTCTCCGGGAATTTCCGCGTGTGGATCTCCTGGGGCTGCGGGTGGCACACGCATGCCCACGACGTGCGATACCTCCTCGACCAAGACGGCGACCCCGCCACGACGGAGGACCAGCGGGAGATCGCCCGCGTCGACCAGCGGATGTTCGCCGACGGTAGCGGCGAGCCGTTCGTCGACAAGCCGTCGTGGAGCGGCTTCCGCGATACGGGCCTCCATCTGCTCCAGCCGGCAACCCGGTTGCTGATCGTGGCGGATGGAACCGGCGACCCCGTGACGGCGGACGCCGTCCTGTTTGAAGAGGTTGCGTCAACGGAGATCGCGGAGCGCGTGACGCCGCATCTGCGTTCCCAGGTCGACCGTGGTGAGAACGTTGAACGCTTTCCGCCCGTGATGGCCCGGTTCGTCCGCTTCCGGATTCAGGAGACGACGGATGCGGAACCGTGTCTCGATGAGCTGGAAGTCTTCACGGCCGAGCCCGGGCCGAGGAACGTGGCCCTCGCGTCGGCCGGCGCCAAAGTCACGTCGTCCGGCGACTACAGCGGGAATGAATTCCACAAGCTTGAGCACGTGAACGACGGCCGCTACGGCAATGAGCGGTCGTGGATCTCAAACGAGCGTGGCGCGGGGTGGGTTCAGATCGAGCTTCCCGAACCGGCTCTGATCGACCGCGTTGTCTGGAGCCGCGACCGGTCGGACAAGCCGAAGTACGCGGACCGGACCGCGAGCCGCTACGAGGTCGCCGTTTCGACGGACGGTGAAAGCTGGACGATCGTCGCTGGCGATCAGGACCGGCTCTCCAGGAACTACCCGCACCGCGTCCCCCCCATCATCGCCTCGTCGGAGATCCGGGAGGAGGAGCGGGAAAGCGTCGCGGCCCTTGCGGCGAGGCAGAAGGATCTGGAGACACAGCTACGCGACGCCGAAACCTTGCCGATGACCTACGCGGGCCGGTTCGTCGCCCCGGGCGAGACGTTCCGCCTCCACCGCGGCGACCCGATGCAGCGGAAGGAGCCGGTGACTCCCGGCGGACTCAAGACGTTCGGCGGGGGATGGGCTCTGCCGGGGAACGCCTCGGACTCCGACCGCCGCGTGGCGCTCGCGAAATGGATCACCGACCCCGCCAACCCGCTCACGGCACGGGTTCTGGTGAACCGGATCTGGCACTATCACTTCGGAACCGGAATCGTCGATACGCCGAGCGACTTCGGGATCAACGGCGGGCGTCCGACGCATCCGGAGCTCCTCGACTGGCTGGCGAGTGAATTCGTCGCCTCCGGCTGGAGCATCAAGGCCCTCCACAGGACGATCCTGACGAGCCGCACGTACCGCCAGGGGAGCGAGGCCCGCGCGGATGGGATGGCGATCGACGCCTCGGACCGGCTGCTGTGGCGGTATCCGCCGCGGCGGCTCGAAGCGGAGCCGTTGCGGGACGCGATCCTCTCGGTGGCGGGGACGATGAATCCGAAGGCTGGGGGCCCCGGCTTCAGCCTCTTCGAGCCGAACACGAACTACGTCCGGGTCTATACGCCGCGGACTGACTTCGGCCCCGATGAATTGCGGCGGATGGTCTACCAGGCCAAGCCCCGCGTGGAGCTCGACACGCTCTTCGGCGCGTTCGACTGTCCGGACGCCGGTCAGATCGCCCCGCGGCGGAACCTGAGCACGACTCCGCTCCAGGCGCTCGGGATGCTCAACAGCGAGTTCATGCAGCAGCAGTCGCAGGCGTTCGCCGAGCGGATCCAGCGCGAGGCTCCCGACTCGGTCGACCGGCAGGTCCGGCTGGCGTTCTCGCTCGCCTTCGGCCGGGAGCCGGAAGCGACCGAGGCGACCGGAGCCGCGGCCCTGGTTCAGCAGCACGGCCTGCCCGCCCTGTGCCGCGCGATCTACAACACGAACGAGTTTTTGACCGTCCGGTAG
- a CDS encoding DUF1559 domain-containing protein, whose product MRFSHRQRSGFTLIELLVVIAIIAVLVAILLPAVQQAREAARSTQCKNNMKQIGVALHNYHEAFNVFPPGQIRGRIASIDRELGNGFSWGAMILPHMDQSALYNKLDFGVPVFEGVNKTTILATTGINGTICPSDANRTRTRNVHAVGNTNYMDSIPNTSYFGISGAFNTWSDSTNVNFSGGFFTTDPGPESSLSKIPDGSTNTIAVVEHSARIWTGGSWLGVQNATQGTASPGPDVACCQNWWMMYAVYPPTNDLRKYPTPSVHTDYRASSDHTGGLNILMADGSVRFLGENIEHILDTTANTSYPAVHGAGCLWVTGGCADGNFTDKNALGSRMGLWQRLNHKNDGLAVGEF is encoded by the coding sequence ATGCGATTCTCTCATCGGCAGCGGAGCGGATTCACTCTCATCGAGCTCCTGGTTGTCATCGCGATCATCGCGGTCCTGGTCGCCATTCTCCTTCCGGCTGTCCAGCAGGCCCGGGAAGCGGCCCGTTCGACGCAGTGCAAAAACAATATGAAGCAGATTGGAGTCGCGCTTCATAACTATCATGAAGCCTTCAATGTATTCCCCCCCGGTCAGATTCGCGGGCGCATCGCGTCGATCGATCGGGAGTTGGGCAACGGATTCAGCTGGGGGGCGATGATTCTCCCCCACATGGACCAGTCTGCACTCTATAACAAGCTGGACTTCGGCGTTCCCGTGTTTGAGGGAGTGAACAAGACAACGATTCTGGCGACCACCGGAATCAACGGGACGATTTGTCCGAGCGACGCCAACCGGACGCGGACTCGGAACGTCCATGCGGTTGGTAATACCAACTACATGGACTCGATTCCAAACACCAGCTATTTCGGGATCAGCGGGGCGTTCAACACCTGGAGCGATAGCACGAACGTCAACTTCTCCGGGGGCTTCTTCACGACCGATCCGGGACCGGAGTCGAGCCTCTCGAAAATTCCGGACGGGAGTACGAATACGATTGCCGTTGTGGAGCATTCCGCACGGATTTGGACCGGAGGCTCCTGGCTGGGAGTTCAAAACGCGACACAGGGGACGGCTTCGCCGGGGCCCGATGTGGCATGCTGCCAGAACTGGTGGATGATGTACGCGGTCTATCCGCCCACGAACGACCTGCGCAAGTATCCGACGCCGAGTGTTCACACGGACTATCGGGCTTCCAGCGATCACACCGGCGGATTGAACATCCTGATGGCGGACGGTTCGGTTCGCTTTCTCGGCGAAAACATCGAACATATCCTGGATACCACGGCCAATACGAGCTACCCCGCTGTCCACGGAGCGGGGTGCCTGTGGGTGACCGGTGGCTGTGCGGATGGGAACTTCACCGACAAGAATGCTCTCGGATCGCGGATGGGACTTTGGCAACGGCTCAATCACAAGAATGACGGCCTCGCTGTCGGAGAGTTCTGA
- a CDS encoding DUF1559 domain-containing protein, which translates to MLVARRRGFTLIELLVVIAIIAVLVAILLPAVQQARESARQSQCKNNLKQLGLALHNYTETSGQFPPGGFYNGNIIAAQNWSYNRGNFLVMLLPHFDQTALYNRIDFTFAQHLDLQTQPGTTQLLCQTVISNLLCPSDDTDGKFSGGQNTSSGMRACTSYGGNLGAQNFSVCGTGWNTVNTNGSQTHGDSLDANLISGVLGHYPWSAKIRDVVDGTSNTIALGEVRPKCSTHLQNGWMHMNSLWIGTTGGINAPTCPGEPGYGTGCNTTTSWGTAQAFKSRHAGGAHVTLCDGSVRFLAQEINYATLQMLGDRRDGKPLGEF; encoded by the coding sequence ATGCTGGTTGCGCGTCGACGTGGATTTACGCTGATCGAACTTCTGGTCGTCATCGCCATCATTGCGGTGCTGGTCGCCATCCTGCTCCCTGCCGTCCAACAGGCCCGCGAGTCGGCGCGGCAGTCGCAGTGCAAGAACAACCTGAAGCAGCTCGGGCTGGCCCTGCACAACTACACGGAAACCTCCGGACAGTTTCCCCCGGGAGGCTTCTATAACGGCAATATCATCGCCGCCCAGAACTGGTCCTATAACCGCGGCAACTTCCTGGTGATGCTCCTGCCGCACTTTGATCAGACGGCACTCTATAACCGGATCGACTTCACCTTTGCGCAGCATCTGGACCTGCAGACCCAACCCGGGACGACGCAGCTCCTCTGCCAGACGGTGATTTCGAACCTGCTCTGTCCGAGCGACGATACCGACGGCAAGTTCAGCGGCGGCCAGAACACATCGAGCGGCATGCGAGCCTGCACGAGCTACGGCGGCAACCTGGGCGCCCAGAACTTCTCCGTCTGCGGAACGGGCTGGAACACCGTCAACACGAACGGCAGCCAGACTCACGGGGACTCGCTCGATGCCAACCTGATCTCCGGCGTCCTGGGGCACTATCCCTGGTCCGCTAAGATCCGCGACGTCGTCGACGGGACAAGCAACACGATCGCCCTGGGCGAAGTCCGGCCGAAGTGCTCCACACATCTTCAGAACGGCTGGATGCACATGAACTCGCTCTGGATCGGAACGACCGGCGGAATCAACGCCCCCACCTGCCCCGGAGAGCCGGGCTACGGGACCGGCTGCAACACGACGACGAGCTGGGGGACCGCCCAGGCGTTCAAGTCGCGGCACGCGGGCGGCGCCCACGTCACGCTGTGCGACGGCTCCGTGCGGTTCCTGGCGCAGGAAATCAACTACGCCACTCTGCAGATGCTCGGAGACCGGCGGGACGGCAAGCCGCTGGGCGAGTTCTAA
- a CDS encoding sulfatase — translation MRRFVSAVLTLCLVAVISRPAVADEPKKNVLFIVSDDLNCSLHCYGHPKIQSPNIDRLASQGVRFDHAYCQFPLCSPSRSSFLTGLRPFTTKVLTNPGQKESPHFREAVPDHITMPQCFRQNGYFVARVGKLYHYNVPNGIGTDGLDDPPSWEYKFNPKGRDKAEEDKIFSLVPGQFGGTVSWLAADGTDEEQTDGLGATEAIRLLESNKDRPFFLAVGLYRPHTPYVAPKAYFDRYPLAEIELPALSDLDRSRTPKPAYGSAKKDQDAMTDDQRRQAIQAYWASVTFMDAQVGSILDTLDRLKLRDRTIVVFTSDHGYHLADHGLWQKQSLFENSARVPLIISAPGMAGNAKGASTMAELIDIYPTVADLCGLKAPDSLQGTSLKGALQDPEYQVKKAAFTQVQRGKNPGYSVRTKSYRYMEWGNGEEQLFNLADDPLEARNLAGLPENESAVQTFRTLIADTLKKDAPAGE, via the coding sequence ATGCGCCGCTTCGTAAGTGCTGTTCTGACGCTCTGTCTCGTCGCGGTCATCTCTCGACCCGCTGTTGCTGATGAGCCCAAAAAGAACGTCCTGTTCATCGTCTCGGACGACCTCAACTGCAGCCTCCACTGCTACGGCCATCCCAAGATCCAGTCGCCGAACATCGACCGCCTCGCCAGCCAGGGAGTCCGGTTCGATCACGCCTACTGCCAGTTCCCCCTCTGCAGCCCCAGCCGGTCGAGCTTTCTCACCGGGCTGCGGCCGTTTACCACGAAGGTCTTGACGAACCCCGGCCAGAAAGAGTCGCCCCATTTCCGGGAGGCGGTCCCGGACCACATCACGATGCCGCAGTGCTTCCGGCAGAACGGCTACTTCGTGGCCCGCGTCGGGAAGCTGTACCACTACAACGTCCCTAACGGGATCGGGACCGACGGCCTCGATGACCCCCCGTCGTGGGAGTACAAGTTCAACCCCAAGGGGCGGGACAAGGCGGAAGAGGACAAGATCTTTTCGCTCGTCCCGGGCCAGTTCGGCGGGACGGTGAGCTGGCTGGCCGCGGACGGCACCGACGAAGAGCAGACCGACGGCCTTGGCGCGACCGAAGCGATCCGCCTGCTGGAATCGAACAAGGACCGCCCGTTCTTCCTGGCGGTGGGACTCTACCGACCCCATACGCCCTACGTCGCTCCGAAGGCCTACTTTGACCGCTACCCCCTCGCGGAGATCGAGCTCCCGGCCCTGAGCGACCTCGACCGCAGCCGGACGCCGAAGCCCGCCTACGGGAGTGCGAAGAAAGACCAGGACGCGATGACGGACGATCAGCGGCGTCAGGCGATCCAGGCTTATTGGGCCAGCGTCACGTTCATGGACGCCCAGGTCGGGAGCATCCTCGACACCCTCGACCGTCTCAAGCTCCGCGACCGGACGATCGTCGTCTTCACGAGCGACCACGGCTACCACCTGGCCGACCACGGCCTGTGGCAGAAGCAGAGCCTCTTCGAGAATTCGGCCCGAGTCCCGCTCATCATTTCCGCCCCTGGCATGGCCGGAAACGCCAAGGGGGCCAGCACGATGGCCGAACTGATCGACATCTATCCGACGGTCGCGGACCTCTGCGGTCTTAAGGCTCCCGATTCACTGCAGGGGACCAGTCTCAAGGGAGCTCTGCAGGATCCCGAATATCAGGTGAAGAAGGCGGCCTTCACTCAGGTCCAGCGCGGGAAGAACCCGGGCTACAGCGTTCGGACCAAGAGCTACCGGTACATGGAGTGGGGGAACGGCGAGGAGCAGCTGTTCAACCTGGCGGACGACCCGCTGGAGGCCCGCAACCTGGCCGGCCTGCCGGAGAACGAGTCCGCCGTGCAGACCTTTCGGACGTTGATCGCCGACACGCTGAAGAAGGATGCGCCGGCCGGGGAATAG
- a CDS encoding deoxyhypusine synthase family protein codes for MSSRQSVGGPITQFITHHYRHFNAAALVDAARGYEAHLASGGKMMVTLAGAMSTAELGLSLAELIRQDKVHLISCTGANLEEDVFNLVAHNHYERVPHYRHLSKQDEQALLDRHLNRVTDTCIPEGEAMRRMESAMLEVWGAADKEGQRFFPHEFFYKVLLSGKYKEHYEIDPKDSWMLAAAEKNLPIIVPGWEDSTLGNMFAAAVLRGEIKNVHTVRTGIEYMTWLAEYYTQTTKKTSLGMFQIGGGIAGDFPICVVPMLHQDLQRDNVPLWGYFCQISDSTTSYGSYSGAVPNEKITWGKLGAETPSYIIESDATIVAPLIFAYLLGW; via the coding sequence ATGAGCAGCCGACAATCCGTTGGCGGACCGATCACTCAGTTCATTACGCATCACTACCGACATTTCAACGCCGCAGCCCTGGTGGATGCGGCGCGTGGGTACGAAGCGCATCTCGCCTCGGGCGGGAAGATGATGGTCACGCTGGCCGGCGCGATGAGCACGGCCGAACTCGGATTGTCGCTGGCGGAACTCATCCGGCAGGACAAGGTGCATCTCATCTCATGCACCGGGGCCAACCTGGAAGAGGACGTCTTCAACCTCGTCGCCCACAACCACTACGAGCGGGTCCCCCACTACCGCCATCTCTCCAAGCAGGACGAGCAGGCGCTGCTGGACCGGCACCTCAACCGCGTCACCGACACCTGCATCCCCGAGGGGGAAGCGATGCGCCGCATGGAGTCGGCGATGCTTGAGGTGTGGGGGGCGGCCGACAAGGAAGGGCAGCGGTTCTTCCCGCACGAGTTCTTCTACAAGGTGCTCCTCTCCGGCAAGTACAAGGAGCATTACGAGATCGATCCCAAGGACTCCTGGATGCTCGCCGCGGCGGAGAAGAACCTCCCCATCATCGTGCCGGGCTGGGAAGACTCGACCCTGGGGAACATGTTCGCAGCGGCGGTCCTCCGCGGCGAGATCAAGAACGTCCACACGGTCCGGACCGGGATCGAGTACATGACGTGGCTGGCGGAGTACTACACCCAGACCACCAAGAAGACTTCGCTCGGGATGTTTCAGATCGGCGGCGGGATCGCCGGCGACTTCCCGATCTGCGTCGTCCCGATGCTGCACCAGGACCTCCAGCGGGACAACGTGCCGTTGTGGGGGTACTTCTGCCAGATCAGCGACTCGACGACGAGCTACGGCAGCTACAGCGGCGCGGTCCCGAACGAGAAGATCACCTGGGGAAAGCTCGGGGCGGAGACGCCGAGCTACATCATCGAGTCGGACGCCACGATCGTCGCGCCGCTGATCTTCGCCTACCTGCTCGGTTGGTGA